One segment of Fibrobacterota bacterium DNA contains the following:
- a CDS encoding RNA polymerase sigma factor RpoD/SigA, whose translation MEKPSAEAIKPRRSGTEPRLRFLGQETGLTLYLREIGKTRTLNLAEEAALARRIRAGEPQALTDLVTANLKFVVSVCRNYRHYGLPMTDLINEGNLGLIRAAERFDERQNCKFISYAVWWVRQAILQSLAEKSRTIPIPLSRFGAFQRMTRTAARLEQELGRAVHLAEVAERLSVDESDLAEYHSLGVQPLSLESPHGDAGKSEPWLADYGAYSAERGLEEESANREIRSVLGTLDQREEAILKLFFGIGKGSEQTLEEIGARFNLSRERVRQIKDKALERLRHPIRARRLREFL comes from the coding sequence ATGGAAAAACCCAGCGCAGAGGCGATCAAGCCCAGGCGATCAGGGACCGAGCCCCGTCTCCGTTTCCTAGGGCAGGAAACCGGATTGACGCTCTATCTCAGGGAAATCGGTAAAACGCGGACCTTGAACCTGGCGGAAGAGGCTGCCTTGGCGCGGCGCATCCGCGCCGGCGAACCGCAAGCCTTGACCGATCTGGTCACCGCCAATCTCAAGTTCGTGGTTTCGGTCTGCCGCAATTATCGCCATTATGGATTGCCGATGACGGACCTCATCAACGAAGGCAATCTGGGATTGATCCGGGCGGCGGAGCGGTTCGACGAGCGCCAGAATTGCAAGTTCATCTCCTATGCGGTCTGGTGGGTCCGCCAGGCGATTCTGCAATCCTTGGCGGAGAAATCGCGCACCATCCCGATTCCCTTAAGCCGTTTCGGGGCCTTCCAACGCATGACGCGGACCGCGGCGCGCCTTGAGCAGGAGTTGGGAAGGGCCGTGCACTTGGCCGAAGTCGCGGAACGCCTCTCCGTGGACGAATCCGATTTGGCCGAATACCATTCCTTAGGGGTCCAACCCTTGTCCCTCGAATCCCCGCACGGCGACGCCGGCAAATCCGAGCCGTGGTTGGCCGATTACGGGGCTTATAGCGCCGAACGCGGGTTGGAAGAAGAGTCGGCGAACCGCGAAATCCGTAGCGTACTGGGAACCCTCGACCAACGCGAAGAAGCCATCCTTAAGCTTTTCTTCGGCATCGGCAAAGGCTCGGAACAGACCCTGGAAGAAATCGGCGCCCGCTTCAACCTGTCGCGCGAAAGGGTGCGCCAGATCAAGGACAAGGCGCTTGAGCGATTGCGCCATCCCATACGCGCTCGCCGGTTGCGGGAATTCCTTTGA
- a CDS encoding right-handed parallel beta-helix repeat-containing protein: MIKRFRRSFGILIFASAWTQAAEIHVSPTGNDAAAGTSDAPLATLAAARDKADLAKAAGPVTIYLHAGTYYLSAPLLLGPANSGNASAAITYAAFGNDKPVISGGIKLPDTLTWKAGTGSIMVVNIGAGLKVDQLFLDGKRQIMCRYPNFDSTKQLQGYAADAIGATRAARWAKPEEGPGYVRALHVNLWGGLDYVITGKNADGTPALQYVNDNNQANTMHATYRMVENIFEELDAPGEWFYRKATGQLYFYPPAGTDLAKARLEMASQDELIRLVGDGQNRVTDITFKNLIFTHTYRTLFSGTYEVLLHSDWHIVRAGAVYMLNTERIRMQGCTFDQIGGNGIFMNGYNRNNVVSGNSFLDGGASCVNVIGLVSAVRCPNIKGSTAACTDRTPGPLTQDYGAKITIDNNLMARFGRFEKQCAAVNLGITEEDSVRHNTIHDCPRAGININTGCFGGHEIAHNWIYNSVLETSDHGPFNSWGRDRNLTFQDDTSATTLDAWKQTVIHDNRFETKAGNYGIDLDDQSSNYLQYNNLLFGGGLKMQWHRYNIYTNNILVGQAVVQMHGIWTGSQDVMTHNIFTSTTPYNIGFYATGANTPQSVRGSVKIIDSNCIAANGHITSSDGNYTFPQWTTAGLDVHSVFADAQFSDVNKQWTGYEPKGDYSVKAGSPCLAIGFKNFPMDSFGKLAASTDAVRDPRRQGSGGRTEGRFALRYAGGVLVISHAGDYLARITDLHGAVVALGESKTGADLRLVTQGIVPGMYLVWVRWQGRTESRLILLD; this comes from the coding sequence ATGATTAAACGGTTCCGGCGCTCCTTCGGTATCTTGATTTTCGCCTCCGCCTGGACCCAGGCCGCGGAAATCCATGTTTCCCCCACGGGCAATGATGCCGCGGCCGGGACATCCGACGCTCCCTTGGCGACCCTGGCGGCCGCGCGGGATAAGGCCGACCTGGCGAAGGCCGCGGGCCCGGTCACCATCTACCTCCACGCCGGCACCTATTACCTTTCCGCGCCGCTGCTGCTCGGTCCCGCCAATTCGGGCAACGCCTCCGCGGCCATTACCTACGCCGCTTTCGGGAACGATAAACCCGTCATCAGCGGGGGGATCAAATTGCCCGACACCTTGACCTGGAAAGCCGGTACCGGTTCCATCATGGTGGTGAACATCGGCGCGGGCCTCAAGGTGGATCAGCTTTTCCTGGACGGCAAACGCCAAATCATGTGCCGATACCCGAACTTCGATTCCACCAAGCAACTTCAGGGATATGCCGCCGATGCCATCGGCGCGACGCGGGCGGCCCGGTGGGCCAAACCGGAGGAGGGGCCAGGGTACGTGCGCGCCCTGCATGTCAATCTATGGGGCGGCCTGGATTACGTCATCACCGGCAAGAATGCCGATGGTACGCCGGCGCTGCAATACGTGAACGACAATAACCAGGCCAACACCATGCACGCGACCTATCGCATGGTGGAGAATATCTTCGAGGAGCTGGACGCGCCCGGGGAATGGTTCTACCGCAAGGCCACGGGCCAGCTCTACTTCTACCCTCCGGCGGGAACCGATTTGGCGAAGGCCCGCCTGGAAATGGCCTCCCAGGATGAATTGATCCGCCTGGTGGGAGATGGGCAGAACAGGGTTACGGATATCACGTTCAAGAATTTGATCTTCACCCACACCTACCGGACTTTATTCAGCGGGACGTACGAAGTGCTTCTGCACAGCGATTGGCATATCGTCCGGGCCGGGGCCGTATATATGCTGAACACGGAACGGATCCGCATGCAGGGGTGCACCTTTGATCAGATCGGCGGGAACGGCATTTTCATGAATGGATACAACCGGAACAACGTCGTATCCGGGAATTCCTTCCTGGACGGAGGCGCCTCTTGCGTAAACGTCATCGGCCTTGTCAGCGCGGTCCGCTGCCCGAACATCAAAGGTTCCACCGCGGCCTGTACCGACCGCACCCCGGGCCCGCTTACCCAGGACTATGGGGCCAAGATCACCATCGATAACAACCTGATGGCCCGCTTCGGCAGGTTCGAGAAGCAATGCGCCGCCGTGAATCTAGGCATCACCGAAGAGGATTCCGTTCGCCACAATACCATCCACGATTGCCCGCGCGCGGGCATCAACATCAATACCGGATGCTTCGGCGGACATGAGATCGCGCATAACTGGATTTACAATTCGGTGCTGGAGACCTCCGATCACGGCCCCTTCAATTCCTGGGGGCGCGATCGCAACCTCACCTTCCAGGACGACACTTCCGCCACCACCCTGGACGCCTGGAAGCAAACCGTCATCCATGACAACCGCTTCGAGACCAAGGCGGGCAATTACGGCATCGACCTGGACGATCAATCATCCAATTACCTGCAATACAACAACCTGCTCTTCGGCGGCGGCCTCAAGATGCAATGGCATCGTTACAACATCTACACCAACAACATCCTGGTGGGGCAGGCTGTTGTGCAGATGCACGGTATCTGGACGGGATCCCAGGACGTGATGACCCATAATATTTTCACTTCCACGACGCCGTACAACATCGGCTTCTATGCGACCGGCGCCAATACGCCCCAGAGCGTACGGGGTAGCGTGAAGATCATCGATTCGAACTGCATCGCCGCCAACGGCCATATCACCAGCAGCGACGGGAATTACACCTTCCCGCAATGGACCACGGCTGGCCTGGACGTGCATTCGGTCTTCGCGGACGCCCAATTCAGCGACGTGAACAAGCAATGGACCGGCTACGAGCCCAAGGGGGACTATTCGGTCAAGGCCGGCTCCCCATGCCTGGCGATCGGATTCAAGAATTTCCCGATGGATTCTTTCGGGAAGCTCGCCGCCTCGACGGATGCGGTCCGGGATCCGCGTAGGCAAGGGTCCGGCGGCCGGACGGAGGGAAGGTTCGCTTTGCGGTACGCGGGCGGCGTTCTGGTCATCTCGCATGCGGGCGATTACCTGGCGAGAATCACCGATCTCCACGGCGCCGTGGTCGCGTTGGGCGAAAGCAAAACCGGAGCCGACTTGCGCTTGGTTACGCAAGGCATTGTTCCGGGGATGTATCTCGTTTGGGTGCGCTGGCAAGGCCGAACCGAGTCGCGCCTGATCCTGCTGGATTAA
- a CDS encoding SGNH/GDSL hydrolase family protein yields the protein MGRAAFVSGFLLACLAGAFAQERTIVLLGASTASGTGASTYDSSFAGRYAHYLQSRNPAWTLTNLAVSGYTTFQLMPTGYVSPSGRSQPDPAHNITKALALHPRVLLLCMGTNDIANGYPASEYESNYDTLHAMAESAGIPLWITTPLPRALDATGRNKILALRDRIMTRYAPRALNFYDSLGDSQGNYIQAFNSGDGIHTNNHGHRLLYERVVAADLIGSVTFLARGDAAGRAGASAGGNGAFWFRDPGTYGEMLFFGPGAPGARDLRGRGIGP from the coding sequence ATGGGAAGAGCGGCATTCGTCAGCGGATTCCTCCTGGCCTGCCTCGCAGGCGCTTTCGCCCAGGAACGGACCATCGTCCTCCTGGGAGCTTCCACGGCCTCCGGTACCGGCGCCAGTACCTATGATAGCTCCTTCGCGGGGCGCTATGCCCATTACCTGCAAAGCCGCAATCCCGCCTGGACCTTGACCAATCTGGCGGTGAGCGGGTACACCACCTTTCAATTGATGCCTACCGGATACGTCTCCCCTTCCGGCCGCTCGCAGCCTGACCCGGCGCATAACATCACCAAGGCCCTTGCCCTTCATCCCCGCGTTCTACTGCTGTGCATGGGTACCAACGACATCGCCAACGGTTATCCCGCCTCGGAGTATGAGTCAAATTACGATACCTTGCATGCCATGGCGGAGAGCGCGGGCATTCCGCTGTGGATCACCACGCCGCTCCCGCGCGCGCTCGATGCCACGGGGCGTAACAAGATCCTCGCCCTGCGCGATCGCATCATGACCCGATACGCGCCCCGGGCCCTGAATTTCTACGACAGCCTGGGGGATTCCCAGGGAAACTATATCCAGGCCTTCAATTCCGGGGACGGGATCCATACCAATAATCATGGTCATAGGCTGCTTTATGAGCGCGTGGTGGCCGCCGATTTGATCGGATCCGTTACTTTCCTGGCCCGTGGGGATGCCGCGGGGCGCGCAGGCGCATCCGCGGGCGGGAACGGCGCATTTTGGTTTCGGGATCCGGGAACGTATGGGGAAATGCTTTTCTTCGGGCCCGGGGCGCCCGGAGCGCGCGACCTTCGCGGCCGGGGCATAGGGCCATGA
- a CDS encoding sigma-70 family RNA polymerase sigma factor has protein sequence MELPVAARLFRQEAGKMVAILTRILGTQNLEIAEDAVQETLLQAMETWARDGIPDNPPAWLYRVARNKAIDVLRRQRHSVAFDFGDGDRILLHSEYTLTTTLDTLWSESSVEDDMLGMMFACCHPGLGEESTMALILKTLCGFSTAEIAQAFLASEDTISKRLYRAKEFFRKEKIRPALPPDHELKHRLGAVLHSVYLLFNEGYLSGSHDHPIRKDLLAEAIGLGKLLADNPHTGDPRACALMALMCFHSSRSASRMTPQGDLVLLPLQDRALWDARLISEGCDYLDRSATGETMTAYHLEAAIAYEHCRAPTFADTDWVRILHYYQWLCRIAPSPMAELNRVAVLLQAEGPAEALRELQGLPDQDGLRGLPLYHALLGEIHLGLGNRQQARSGYETAAGMTQSEAGRKVLGEKARAAGRVA, from the coding sequence ATGGAACTCCCCGTGGCCGCCCGGCTTTTCCGCCAAGAAGCGGGAAAGATGGTGGCCATCCTGACCCGCATCCTGGGCACCCAGAACCTGGAAATCGCCGAGGATGCGGTGCAGGAAACCCTGCTGCAAGCCATGGAGACTTGGGCCAGGGACGGGATTCCCGACAATCCTCCCGCCTGGCTCTATCGCGTGGCCCGGAACAAGGCCATCGACGTACTTCGCCGGCAACGGCACTCGGTCGCCTTCGATTTCGGCGACGGCGATCGCATCCTCCTCCATTCCGAATACACGCTGACGACCACCCTGGATACCCTCTGGAGCGAAAGTTCGGTCGAGGACGATATGCTGGGAATGATGTTCGCGTGCTGCCATCCAGGCTTGGGAGAGGAAAGCACCATGGCCCTGATCCTCAAGACCCTGTGCGGGTTCAGTACCGCCGAGATCGCCCAAGCCTTCCTCGCCTCCGAGGACACCATCAGCAAGCGCTTGTACCGAGCCAAGGAGTTCTTCCGCAAAGAGAAGATCCGCCCGGCCCTTCCGCCCGACCACGAACTGAAGCACCGTCTGGGCGCGGTCCTCCACTCCGTCTACTTGCTTTTCAACGAAGGTTATCTCTCCGGCAGCCACGATCATCCCATCCGGAAGGATCTGCTTGCCGAAGCCATCGGGCTGGGGAAATTGCTGGCCGACAATCCCCATACCGGGGATCCGCGCGCTTGCGCCCTCATGGCCTTGATGTGCTTCCATTCTTCCCGCAGCGCGAGCCGCATGACGCCGCAAGGCGATTTGGTGCTCTTGCCCCTCCAGGACCGCGCGTTGTGGGATGCCCGCCTTATTTCCGAAGGCTGCGACTACCTGGATCGTTCCGCCACGGGCGAAACCATGACCGCCTATCACCTGGAGGCGGCCATCGCCTACGAGCATTGCCGGGCGCCTACTTTCGCCGACACCGATTGGGTCCGCATCCTCCACTATTACCAATGGCTCTGCCGCATCGCCCCATCCCCGATGGCCGAGCTCAACCGCGTAGCGGTCCTTCTGCAGGCCGAGGGCCCGGCCGAAGCCCTGAGGGAACTCCAGGGTCTTCCGGATCAAGACGGCTTGCGCGGCCTACCGCTCTACCATGCCTTGCTCGGGGAGATCCATCTAGGCCTCGGGAACCGGCAGCAGGCGAGGTCGGGATACGAGACCGCGGCAGGGATGACCCAAAGCGAAGCGGGGCGCAAGGTGCTGGGGGAGAAGGCGCGGGCGGCCGGTCGGGTTGCATAG
- a CDS encoding Rrf2 family transcriptional regulator, giving the protein MSYSISVSKAILVVIFISDKIRQRMFDFISAQMISKVLNIPKPTLVKILRNLTHAGIIETKEGKNGGIRIAKPIGKITILDVFNAMEQEKPLFQTTFNIAAEGKRPSNAQKSVANLLEASEKQMKLALAKKTIQDILEELDG; this is encoded by the coding sequence GTGAGTTATTCTATTTCCGTTTCCAAGGCGATCCTCGTGGTTATTTTCATTTCCGACAAGATCCGCCAACGCATGTTCGATTTCATTTCGGCGCAAATGATCTCCAAGGTGCTGAACATCCCGAAGCCGACCTTGGTGAAAATCCTCCGGAACCTGACGCATGCGGGAATCATCGAAACCAAGGAGGGGAAAAATGGGGGCATAAGGATCGCGAAACCTATCGGCAAGATCACTATCCTCGACGTATTCAACGCCATGGAACAGGAAAAGCCGCTTTTCCAGACCACTTTCAATATCGCTGCGGAAGGCAAGCGCCCAAGCAACGCCCAGAAATCCGTTGCCAACTTATTGGAGGCCTCCGAGAAGCAGATGAAACTCGCCTTGGCGAAAAAAACCATCCAGGACATCCTCGAAGAACTGGACGGATAG
- a CDS encoding WHG domain-containing protein, with amino-acid sequence MTKVVKQKQKPRQKYARGQGDQLRSDLIEAAIRILADNESNGLFSLRAVAKEARVAAPSIYLHFSDLNELRLAVLERLFAEQIAIRMHAEEEAAKAGGGAWERLLAGSLALVRFGLERPGHYKVMYEGRVILRLNDPRAATFGRPMQDRSVELISEILRKRVSKGVSEDPQRLALLLWTGIHGIISLQINKPTLDWPSAIELATQVAGFIIRPESQSPR; translated from the coding sequence ATGACTAAGGTCGTGAAACAAAAGCAAAAGCCGCGACAGAAATACGCCCGCGGACAGGGCGATCAGTTGCGCAGCGATCTCATCGAGGCCGCCATCAGAATTCTCGCGGACAATGAGTCCAACGGACTGTTTTCGCTTAGGGCGGTCGCTAAAGAAGCGAGGGTCGCAGCCCCCTCGATCTACCTCCATTTTTCCGACCTCAATGAGCTGCGCCTAGCGGTGCTCGAAAGGCTTTTTGCCGAGCAAATCGCGATCCGGATGCACGCCGAGGAAGAGGCGGCGAAAGCCGGCGGCGGCGCTTGGGAAAGGCTATTGGCCGGCTCATTGGCGCTCGTTCGATTCGGGCTCGAACGCCCCGGCCACTACAAGGTTATGTACGAAGGCCGCGTGATCCTTCGCTTGAATGACCCGAGGGCGGCCACCTTCGGCCGTCCCATGCAAGACCGTTCGGTAGAACTGATTTCCGAGATCCTGAGGAAAAGGGTTTCGAAAGGAGTATCGGAAGATCCTCAACGCCTGGCGCTGCTTCTATGGACCGGTATTCACGGGATTATCTCTCTGCAAATCAACAAGCCTACGTTGGATTGGCCCTCGGCCATCGAACTCGCGACCCAGGTGGCCGGATTCATCATCCGGCCGGAGTCGCAAAGCCCGCGTTAA
- a CDS encoding oxidoreductase, whose protein sequence is MGTEAKPGGTFTFKGTSLTVNRIGFGGMSLAGPMAFGPAKDKNAVLSVLKEAIGLGVNHIDTSDYYGPHIANRTIKEALYPYPENLVITTKVGVKRTSDKGWPKALSESDLTRAIEDNLRNLDRGFMEIVNLRVGEAMGTNKASIAEPLGVLVKLKNKGLIKNIGLSNISREQYVESKGITEIVCVQNHYNMALRNEDAMVDELNAEGIAFVPFFPLGGFRPLQSEILDKAAATLGATAQQVALAWLLQRSPNILLIPGTSSVGHLRENVKAGSLKLPAEVVEELNQVGKR, encoded by the coding sequence ATGGGAACCGAAGCAAAGCCGGGGGGAACGTTCACCTTCAAGGGAACTTCGCTGACGGTGAATCGAATCGGATTCGGTGGCATGTCGCTCGCGGGCCCCATGGCATTCGGTCCGGCCAAAGACAAGAATGCCGTCTTGAGCGTCTTGAAAGAGGCGATCGGGCTCGGGGTAAACCATATCGATACCAGCGATTATTACGGCCCGCACATCGCGAACCGAACCATAAAAGAAGCGCTCTACCCCTACCCCGAAAACCTGGTCATCACCACGAAAGTGGGTGTCAAAAGAACGTCCGATAAGGGTTGGCCGAAAGCGCTTTCCGAAAGCGATCTGACCCGGGCCATCGAAGACAACCTCCGAAACCTGGATCGCGGTTTCATGGAGATCGTCAATCTGCGGGTGGGTGAAGCCATGGGCACGAACAAGGCTTCCATCGCCGAACCCCTAGGTGTCCTCGTGAAGCTCAAAAACAAAGGCCTTATCAAGAACATCGGGCTGAGCAACATCAGCCGCGAGCAATACGTGGAATCGAAGGGCATTACGGAAATCGTATGCGTGCAGAACCATTACAATATGGCCCTGAGAAACGAAGACGCCATGGTAGATGAACTCAACGCTGAGGGAATCGCGTTCGTTCCGTTTTTCCCGCTCGGCGGGTTCCGCCCTCTGCAATCGGAAATCTTGGATAAAGCGGCGGCCACGCTGGGTGCGACAGCCCAACAAGTAGCGCTCGCGTGGCTACTGCAACGCTCCCCGAACATCCTATTGATCCCGGGTACTTCATCGGTCGGGCACCTGAGGGAGAACGTCAAGGCGGGATCATTGAAACTTCCCGCAGAGGTAGTGGAAGAACTGAACCAAGTCGGAAAGCGATAA